Proteins from a single region of Oryza brachyantha chromosome 6, ObraRS2, whole genome shotgun sequence:
- the LOC102704347 gene encoding receptor kinase-like protein Xa21: MVSSSASSPYVAWVLYLSTFFCSTLLAICNQTEYDRQALLCFKSQLSGPSRALSSWSWSNTSLNLCNWDGVTCSARRPHRVVAIDLASEGITGTISPCIANLTSLTTLQLSDNSFHGSIPSRLGFLSELRNLNLSMNSLEGSIPAELSSCSKLEILGLWNNAIQGEIPGSLSECIYLQEINLSRNKLQGIIPPAFGNLPMLQVLVLSSNRLTGNIPPVLGSSFSLKYVDLGSNALTGSIPESLANSSSLQVLRLMGNSLSGELPKSLFNTSSLVAIYLQRNSFVGSIPAVTTKSSPIKYLDLTDNYISATIPSSLGNLSSLLNLRLTGNNLIGNIPESLGHIQTLEMLTLNMNNLSSLVPPSIFNLSSLTFLAMANNSLMGRLPYDIGYTLPKIEGLILSSNKFVGPIPASILNAYHLNTLYLGGNSFTGLMPFFGSLPNLEVLDVSYNMLQLDNWGFMASLSNCSKLTQLMLDGNSFQGNLPNSIGNLSKNLEELWLRNNKLHGPIPPEIGNLKSLSILFMDYNLFTGNIPQTIGNLNKLVVLSFAKNKLSGHIPDVFGNLRQLTDIKLDGNNFSGRIPASIGQCTQLQILNLAHNSLDGNIPSKIFKISSLSQEMDLSHNYLSGGIPDEVGNLIHLNRLSISNNMLSEKIPSSLGYCVALEYLEVQSNTFLGGIPQSFMKLVSIKKMDISRNNLSGKIPEFLKSLSYLQELNLSFNNFDGVIPRGGIFDIDAAVSIEGNDHLCTSVPIEGIPSCPVLVDRKKKLKVLVLVLEILIPSVVLIIIMSYIVRVLVRKEMQGKPMSQLISEHIKNITYQDIVKATDRFSSENLIGSGSFGMVYKGNLDPQGDEVAIKIFNLSIYGAQRSFDVECEALRNIRHRNIVKIITLCSSVDSSGADFRALVFQYMTNGNLDAWLHPKAHEHSERKTLTINQRINIALDVAFALEYLHNQCASPLVHCDLKPSNILLDLDMIAYVSDFGLARCPNITSNGNEGHSKSFTFLKGSIGYIPPEYGMNEVISTKGDVYSFGVFLLEMITGSRPTDEKFSDGTNLHELVASAFPNNIYEIVDPRMLQDEVNVTTVMQNCIIPLVRIGLCCSVASPKDRWQMGPVSAELLKIKQKFSTIHGVKHQQDQ, translated from the exons ATGGTCTCTTCGAGTGCCTCGTCTCCATATGTTGCATGGGTTCTTTATCTCTCTACCTTCTTTTGCTCCACATTGTTAGCCATCTGCAATCAAACTGAATACGATAGACAGGCTCTCCTTTGCTTCAAGTCTCAGCTCTCTGGTCCATCCAGAGCTCTATCCTCATGGTCATGGAGCAACACATCCTTGAATCTCTGCAATTGGGATGGAGTCACCTGCAGCGCGCGACGCCCACATCGTGTCGTTGCAATAGACCTTGCATCAGAAGGCATCACAGGTACCATATCACCTTGCATCGCCAACCTTACCTCTCTTACAACACTGCAACTGTCAGACAACAGCTTCCACGGCAGCATACCATCCAGGCTTGGTTTCCTGAGTGAACTCAGGAACCTCAACCTCAGCATGAACTCTTTAGAAGGTAGCATCCCGGCTGAACTTTCTTCATGTTCCAAACTAGAAATCCTAGGTTTGTGGAACAATGCCATCCAGGGTGAGATCCCAGGTAGCCTAAGTGAATGCATTTATCTTCAGGAGATCAATCTCAGCAGAAACAAATTGCAAGGTATCATCCCCCCAGCTTTCGGAAACCTTCCTATGCTGCAAGTACTAGTCCTCAGTAGCAACAGGCTCACCGGTAACATACCACCGGTTCTAGGCAGCAGCTTTTCTCTCAAATATGTTGATCTTGGCAGTAATGCTCTCACAGGAAGCATACCAGAGTCCTTGGCAAACAGTTCATCTCTCCAAGTGCTTAGGCTCATGGGAAATAGTCTTAGTGGAGAACTCCCAAAGTCTCTATTCAATACTTCATCACTTGTTGCCATTTACCTCCAACGGAACAGCTTTGTTGGTTCTATACCCGCTGTTACTACAAAGTCCTCCCCTATTAAGTATCTCGATTTAACTGACAACTATATCTCAGCAACAATACCTTCCTCATTGGGTAACCTTTCTTCCCTACTGAATCTTCGCCTTACAGGGAATAATTTAATTGGTAACATCCCAGAGAGCTTAGGTCATATACAAACACTTGAGATGTTGACCTTGAATATGAACAACTTGTCTAGCTTAGTTCCACCATCTATCTTCAACCTCTCATCCCTGACATTTCTTGCAATGGCAAACAACTCACTCATGGGAAGATTGCCCTACGATATTGGCTACACACTTCCAAAAATTGAGGGCTTGATCCTCTCATCCAACAAGTTTGTTGGCCCAATTCCAGCTTCTATTCTCAATGCCTACCACCTAAATACGCTTTACCTAGGGGGAAACAGTTTCACTGGGCTCATGCCATTCTTCGGGTCATTGCCAAATTTGGAGGTACTTGATGTGTCATACAACATGCTACAACTGGACAATTGGGGATTTATGGCATCACTCTCGAATTGCTCTAAATTGACTCAATTGATGCTAGATGGGAACAGCTTCCAAGGAAATTTGCCGAATTCAATCGGCAATCTTTCCAAAAATCTTGAAGAGTTATGGctaagaaataacaaactccacGGACCCATACCACCAGAAATAGGCAATCTGAAGAGCCTCAGTATATTGTTTATGGATTACAATCTTTTCACTGGCAATATACCACAAACAATTGGGAATCTGAACAAATTAGTTGTTCTAtcatttgcaaaaaataagcTCTCAGGCCATATCCCGGATGTTTTTGGCAACCTACGTCAGTTGACAGATATAAAATTGGATGGGAACAACTTCAGTGGAAGAATACCTGCAAGTATAGGACAATGCACTCAACTCCAGATACTAAACCTTGCTCACAACTCATTAGATGGCAACATACCAagcaaaatattcaaaatttcttCACTTTCTCAAGAGATGGACTTGTCACACAATTACTTGTCTGGAGGAATACCGGACGAGGTTGGAAACCTCATTCATTTGAACAGACTTAGCATCTCAAACAATATGTTGTCCGAAAAGATACCCTCCTCCCTTGGCTACTGTGTGGCTCTggagtatctcgaggtacaaaGCAACACCTTTTTAGGAGGTATTCCACAAtcttttatgaaattagtaaGCATTAAAAAGATGGATATATCTAGGAATAATTTGTCTGGGAAAATTCCAGAGTTTCTCAAATCGTTGAGTTACCTACAAGAGCTCAATTTATCCTTCAATAATTTTGACGGAGTTATTCCAAGGGGCGGTATTTTTGACATCGATGCTGCAGTATCAATAGAAGGAAATGACCATTTGTGTACAAGCGTTCCAATAGAAGGTATTCCTTCTTGCCCTGTTTTGGTTGACAGGAAAAAGAAACTCAAGGTCTTGGTTCTAGTCCTAGAGATACTAATACCATCTGTTgttcttataataattatgtcCTATATTGTGAGAGTGTTAGTGAGGAAGGAGATGCAAGGAAAACCAATGAGCCAACTTATTAGTGAGCACATAAAGAACATAACATATCAAGACATTGTAAAGGCTACAGATAGATTCAGTTCTGAAAATTTAATTGGGTCGGGGTCATTCGGGATGGTTTATAAAGGTAATCTAGACCCTCAAGGAGATGAAGTTGCCATCAAAATATTTAACCTTAGTATTTATGGGGCACAAAGGAGCTTCGATGTGGAGTGTGAAGCCCTAAGAAACATTCGTCATCGAAATATTGTCAAAATCATCACTCTCTGCTCTTCTGTGGATTCTAGTGGGGCAGATTTCAGAGCCCTTGTGTTCCAATACATGACCAATGGGAACTTGGATGCATGGCTACATCCGAAGGCCCATGAACACTCTGAGAGGAAAACTCTGACTATTAACCAAAGAATCAATATAGCCTTGGATGTAGCTTTCGCTTTGGAGTATCTCCATAACCAATGTGCATCTCCACTAGTACATTGTGACTTGAAGCCAAGTAATATCCTGTTGGACCTTGACATGATTGCTTATGTCAGTGACTTTGGCCTAGCAAGATGTCcaaacattacatcaaatgGAAATGAAGGGCATTCAAAAAGCTTTACTTTCCTAAAAGGATCGATAGGATACATCCCACCAG AGTATGGTATGAATGAAGTGATATCAACCAAGGGTGATGTCTACAGTTTCGGTGTGTTTCTGTTAGAAATGATAACGGGGAGTAGGCCTACTGATGAAAAGTTCAGTGACGGCACAAACCTTCATGAACTTGTTGCAAGTGCTTTTCCTAATAATATCTACGAGATAGTTGATCCCAGAATGTTACAAGACGAAGTCAACGTAACAACAGTGATGCAGAACTGCATCATTCCATTGGTCAGAATAGGTCTCTGCTGCTCCGTGGCATCTCCTAAGGACCGATGGCAAATGGGACCAGTGTCTGCTGAACTCCTTAAGATCAAGCAGAAATTCTCAACCATACATGGTGTAAAGCATCAGCAAGATCAGTAG
- the LOC102704625 gene encoding neural Wiskott-Aldrich syndrome protein-like isoform X2, translated as MAPIISAVAATPPPAAPSGDDTPAAPGGDPAAAPAAAVEPPAAPGLSIPLSPSSESKREKPPPPVTVPEDDPGRHDTAPDVAPQVDLVRTPDPVPFADPLPDPKHPPPPHAPDA; from the exons TGGCACCGATCATCAGCGCCGTCGCAGCCACTCCACCGCCGGCAGCTCCTAGCGGCGACGACACTCCGGCGGCACCAGGAGGTGACCCTGCagctgctccggcggcggccgtcgagCCTCCGGCCGCTCCAGGGTTAAGCATTCCACTGTCACCTAGCAGCGAGTCCAAACGTGAAaagccgccgcctccag TGACGGTGCCGGAGGATGATCCAGGTCGACATGACACAGCTCCGGATG TTGCTCCACAGGTTGATCTAGTCCGTACACCTGATCCTGTACCATTTGCGGACCCATTGCCTGATCCTAaacaccctcctcctcctcatgcTCCGG ATGCGTAA
- the LOC102704625 gene encoding neural Wiskott-Aldrich syndrome protein-like isoform X1 — protein sequence MNVSYYSTASHIKMAPIISAVAATPPPAAPSGDDTPAAPGGDPAAAPAAAVEPPAAPGLSIPLSPSSESKREKPPPPVTVPEDDPGRHDTAPDVAPQVDLVRTPDPVPFADPLPDPKHPPPPHAPDA from the exons TGGCACCGATCATCAGCGCCGTCGCAGCCACTCCACCGCCGGCAGCTCCTAGCGGCGACGACACTCCGGCGGCACCAGGAGGTGACCCTGCagctgctccggcggcggccgtcgagCCTCCGGCCGCTCCAGGGTTAAGCATTCCACTGTCACCTAGCAGCGAGTCCAAACGTGAAaagccgccgcctccag TGACGGTGCCGGAGGATGATCCAGGTCGACATGACACAGCTCCGGATG TTGCTCCACAGGTTGATCTAGTCCGTACACCTGATCCTGTACCATTTGCGGACCCATTGCCTGATCCTAaacaccctcctcctcctcatgcTCCGG ATGCGTAA